TATGCGGTATTAGCCATCGTTTCCAATGGTTATCCCCCACATCAGGGCAATTTCCCAGGCATTACTCACCCGTCCGCCGCTCGACGCCCTTAACGTTCCCCGAAGGTTCAGTTAAGTCGTTTCCGCTCGACTTGCATGTGTTAGGCCTGCCGCCAGCGTTCAATCTGAGCCATGATCAAACTCTTCAATTTAAGATTTTGTTCGGCTCAATGAATACTGACTTCAAAACTACTAATGTAATTTTAAAGCTATTATCGTTCCAACAGAACGATAATGAATTGACTGTGCCAAGTCCGAAGACTCGTTTGGTCACTTCGTTTCATTGAAACCTAATTTGATACCGAGGTATCTAATTGGATTATCATCAACGAGTGCCCACACAGATTGATAGGTCTATATTTTTAAAGAGCTTTTTCTAACTTCCGTTGCGCTCAGCGCCGCGTCGTTAGGGGTGCGTATCTTACGCTTCCCATTTTGAGAGTCAAGCATTTTTTCAAACTTTCTTTTCTCTCTTTCCAACTCGGTGTGTGATGTTTGTCTCACTCCGTGTCGGTGAGGCGGCATTATAGGGAGGTCTGACAGGATGACAAGTGTTTTTTCGAAATTAATTTCTGTTTGCTCAAAAAGAAATCAAATCATTAAAAATAGAATAAAATTTCAACATTTGAGTCATGTCACATCAATATATTGGAAAAACAACAACCATATACGTAAGATCCCTGTGTCTATTTTGTTAACAGTAGACCTAATTTTTCTTCAAACCTAAAAGTTGTATTCTAATATGAGTTCAAACAAATCGACCTTAATGATTGTCGCCTTAGCTGTATTAGGTGGAATCATCTTTTCGCAGGTTGCTGTGTCGCCTGCATTAAGCTTTGTTCTGGGTGTTTTTGCTTCCGCTTTTATTCTTAAACTTTCGAACACCACTATTGAGCAGGAACAACCTAACGATCCATCCACTAAAACATTGTATGTAGGTAATCTTCCATACAAAGCAAACGAGTCACACGTAAAAGAGTTGTTTGCTAAACATGGTGAAGTCTTTGCAGTGCGCTTAATGAAAGATAAACGCACAGGTAAACGAAGAGGCTTTGGATTTGTGGTGATGGCAGCAACTGATGCTCAAACCGCTATCGATGCTTTAAATGAAAAAGACTACATGCAACGCACTTTAAAGGTACGTATCGCCAACGATCCTAAATCGCAATCGGAAAATGTTGAACTGGACTAAAGCCGAGCTGGTGTAATGCCTTATTTAACGCTCCCTCTTCCCAAGGGGGAGCTGTTGAGAAAATCTCTCGCTTTCCACGCGTTTCTTTCTTGCCCGTCGTCTCAAGTAAGTCTTCAACTCTTCTTGCGATCGCTTCCCCAGAGTCAACCAACAAAACACGATCTGTCAGTACCGCTTGAATCTCTTGCTTAATTAATGGGAAATGAGTGCAGCCCAGTACTGCGACATCTACTTTATTTTCGATTGCTGCGAGTATTTGTTTTAACTCGGCTAAGTCAACCGCCTTTCCTCTCAACTTCTCTTCCGCAATATCTACTAAGCGAGTCGAACCTAATAGCTCGACAGGCTTGCTTTGTGAGAAGTCTCG
Above is a genomic segment from Vibrio orientalis CIP 102891 = ATCC 33934 containing:
- a CDS encoding RNA recognition motif domain-containing protein — translated: MSSNKSTLMIVALAVLGGIIFSQVAVSPALSFVLGVFASAFILKLSNTTIEQEQPNDPSTKTLYVGNLPYKANESHVKELFAKHGEVFAVRLMKDKRTGKRRGFGFVVMAATDAQTAIDALNEKDYMQRTLKVRIANDPKSQSENVELD
- the murI gene encoding glutamate racemase — translated: MTQVSKQQAKILIFDSGVGGLSVYQEIQSKLPQLEYLYIFDNEAYPYGELDHDTLIDRVDRLVTSLVAKHHIDLVVIACNTASTIVLPTLRAKLTIPVVGVVPAIKPASNLANKAVGLIATPATVTRPYTHDLIRDFSQSKPVELLGSTRLVDIAEEKLRGKAVDLAELKQILAAIENKVDVAVLGCTHFPLIKQEIQAVLTDRVLLVDSGEAIARRVEDLLETTGKKETRGKREIFSTAPPWEEGALNKALHQLGFSPVQHFPIAI